A window of the Amycolatopsis solani genome harbors these coding sequences:
- the hypE gene encoding hydrogenase expression/formation protein HypE translates to MTTTEREQQVLDRIERARRRRAKVREERITLSHGAGGKSTHTLIEAVFLDAFRNPLLEPLEDAATLTIGDAKLALTTDSFVVSPLFFPGGNIGDLAVNGTVNDLAVSGARPLYLTAGFILEEGFPVEDLLKIVGSMKEAARAADVRIVTGDTKVVQRGKADGVYVNTAGVGVLTRTGLGVATVKPGDAVLVSGPIGDHGVTIMLARGELDIDADLVSDTAPVHELVAGLLAAVPGVRAMRDATRGGVATILNEIAKAADVAVVVDEKAVPVREAVRGASELLGIDPLYVACEGRIVVVVDGAQSADALAALRAHPLGADAAVIGRVAADPPGIVLLNTAFGGTRIVDLLVGDPLPRIC, encoded by the coding sequence ATGACCACCACCGAACGCGAGCAGCAGGTCCTCGACCGCATCGAGCGGGCCCGGCGCCGGCGCGCGAAGGTCCGCGAGGAGCGCATCACGCTGTCGCACGGCGCCGGCGGCAAGTCGACGCACACGCTGATCGAGGCGGTGTTCCTCGACGCGTTCCGCAATCCACTGCTGGAGCCCCTCGAAGACGCGGCGACGCTGACCATCGGCGACGCGAAACTGGCGCTGACCACGGACTCGTTCGTCGTCTCGCCGCTGTTCTTCCCCGGCGGGAACATCGGTGACCTGGCCGTGAACGGCACGGTGAACGACCTCGCGGTGTCCGGCGCGCGGCCGCTGTACCTGACCGCGGGGTTCATCCTCGAGGAAGGCTTCCCGGTCGAGGACCTGCTCAAGATCGTCGGCTCGATGAAGGAAGCGGCCCGCGCGGCGGACGTCCGGATCGTCACCGGCGACACCAAGGTCGTCCAGCGCGGCAAGGCCGACGGCGTGTACGTCAACACCGCCGGGGTCGGCGTGCTCACGCGCACCGGCCTGGGCGTGGCCACCGTGAAGCCCGGAGACGCCGTCCTCGTTTCCGGGCCGATCGGTGACCACGGCGTCACGATCATGCTGGCCCGCGGCGAGCTCGACATCGACGCCGATCTCGTGTCCGACACCGCGCCGGTGCACGAGCTGGTCGCCGGGCTGCTGGCCGCGGTGCCCGGCGTGCGCGCGATGCGGGACGCGACCCGCGGCGGGGTCGCGACGATCCTCAACGAGATCGCGAAGGCCGCCGACGTGGCCGTGGTCGTCGACGAGAAGGCCGTCCCGGTGCGCGAAGCGGTCCGCGGCGCGTCGGAGCTGCTGGGCATCGACCCGCTGTACGTCGCGTGCGAAGGCCGGATCGTGGTCGTCGTGGACGGCGCCCAGTCCGCCGACGCACTCGCGGCGTTGCGCGCCCACCCGCTGGGCGCGGACGCCGCCGTGATCGGGCGCGTCGCCGCCGACCCACCCGGGATCGTGCTGCTGAACACCGCGTTCGGCGGCACCCGGATCGTGGACCTGCTGGTCGGCGACCCGCTGCCGAGGATCTGCTAG
- a CDS encoding LysR family transcriptional regulator translates to MLNPWRLRLLSRLDTLGTVRAVAQDANLSASSVSQQLAVLEAETRTQLLERTGRRVRLTPAGLVLARRARAILDHMDTVEAELRSLGGEPAGLVRLGAFQSAIHTLAVPAVTRLAHPHLEVQLLELEPHESIPALRGGDADVIITTTDFVEQPLGPDLDIVPLATDPIVLVTPSEAPRGPAVLSAYADAPWALDVPQSYMANLTLRLCRESGFEPRVVCRFSNYLMTLQHVEAGLSIALLPGLAVDRRYRVATRELSTPVTRTITAVVRRGTPLRAGVNVVLDALRQPPDLPGLAAWGGEGAD, encoded by the coding sequence ATGCTGAACCCGTGGCGCCTGCGGCTGCTGAGCAGGCTCGACACCCTGGGCACGGTCCGCGCGGTCGCGCAGGACGCCAACCTGAGCGCGTCGAGCGTGTCGCAGCAGCTTGCGGTGCTCGAAGCGGAAACCCGCACCCAGCTGCTGGAACGCACCGGCCGCCGGGTCCGGCTGACCCCGGCCGGGCTGGTGCTGGCGCGCCGGGCGCGGGCGATCCTCGACCACATGGACACCGTCGAGGCGGAACTGCGCAGCCTCGGCGGCGAGCCGGCCGGCCTGGTCCGGCTGGGCGCGTTCCAGAGCGCGATCCACACCCTCGCCGTGCCGGCGGTGACCCGGCTGGCACACCCGCACCTCGAGGTCCAGCTGCTGGAGCTGGAGCCGCACGAGAGCATCCCGGCCCTGCGCGGCGGCGACGCCGACGTCATCATCACCACGACCGACTTCGTCGAGCAACCGCTCGGCCCGGACCTCGACATCGTCCCGCTGGCGACGGACCCGATCGTGCTGGTGACCCCGTCGGAAGCACCCCGCGGCCCGGCGGTCCTGTCGGCCTACGCGGACGCGCCGTGGGCGCTGGACGTGCCGCAGTCGTACATGGCGAACCTGACGCTGCGGCTGTGCCGCGAGTCGGGGTTCGAGCCGCGGGTGGTGTGCCGCTTCAGCAACTACCTGATGACGCTGCAGCACGTCGAGGCCGGGCTGTCGATCGCGCTCCTGCCGGGCCTGGCGGTCGACCGCCGCTACCGGGTCGCGACGCGCGAGCTGTCGACCCCGGTGACCCGCACGATCACGGCGGTGGTCCGCCGCGGGACGCCGTTGCGCGCGGGGGTGAACGTCGTCCTCGACGCCCTGCGCCAGCCGCCGGACCTGCCGGGACTGGCTGCTTGGGGCGGTGAAGGCGCAGACTGA
- the hypB gene encoding hydrogenase nickel incorporation protein HypB has protein sequence MCDTCGCSDSAVRITDHTHTVVMEQDILAKNDELAEHNRAHLRASDVFAINLMSSPGAGKTTLLERTIRALGVPCAVIEGDQETLLDAERIKATGAPVVQINTGAGCHLDAAMLHRALHALAPARGSTLFIENVGNLVCPALFDLGEAARVVILSVTEGPGKPVKYPHMFAATDLVLLNKVDLLPYVDFDVAEFERDVRRVNPSAALLQVSATRGDGLTDWYDWLRRPARS, from the coding sequence ATGTGTGACACCTGCGGTTGCTCCGATTCGGCCGTCCGGATCACCGACCACACCCACACGGTGGTCATGGAGCAGGACATCCTGGCGAAGAACGACGAACTCGCGGAGCACAACCGCGCGCACCTGCGGGCGTCGGACGTCTTCGCGATCAACCTGATGAGCTCGCCCGGTGCCGGGAAGACGACGTTACTGGAACGGACGATCCGGGCTCTCGGTGTTCCCTGCGCGGTGATCGAGGGCGATCAGGAAACGCTGCTCGACGCCGAGCGCATCAAGGCCACCGGCGCACCGGTGGTGCAGATCAACACCGGCGCGGGCTGCCACCTCGACGCGGCCATGCTGCACCGGGCGCTGCACGCGCTGGCCCCGGCGCGCGGCTCGACGCTGTTCATCGAGAACGTCGGCAACCTGGTCTGCCCGGCGCTGTTCGACCTCGGCGAGGCGGCCCGCGTGGTGATCCTCTCGGTCACCGAGGGACCCGGGAAGCCGGTGAAGTACCCGCACATGTTCGCCGCGACGGACCTCGTCCTGCTCAACAAGGTCGACCTGCTGCCGTACGTGGACTTCGACGTCGCCGAGTTCGAGCGGGACGTCCGCCGCGTGAACCCGTCAGCGGCGTTGCTGCAGGTCAGCGCCACCCGTGGGGACGGCCTCACCGACTGGTACGACTGGCTACGGCGACCTGCCCGAAGCTGA
- the hypF gene encoding carbamoyltransferase HypF — translation MRVAIRVAGVVQGVGFRPFAHRLARRFGLAGFVGNDAHGVFAEAQGAPDLVRAFVAALTAEAPPLAVVDRVEAREIPPADGSGFVIVASPGGNAADTLVSADSATCADCLRELRDPVDRRFRYPFVNCTNCGPRFTIVRGVPYDRPLTTMAAFAMCAECAREYADPADRRFHAQPVCCPACGPSLRFEPGGGDPILATAEALRAGQVVAIKGLGGYHLAVGAWHEEAAKTLRARKHREDKPFAVMVADLDQARELAEVDAVAARVLAGRRRPIVLLPKKTELAQAVAPGNRRIGLMLPYTPLHHLLLQETGPIVLTSANVSDEPIVYRDEDLGRLEDIADAYLTHDRPIHVRTDDSVVRIVGTKPQLQRRSRGYAPEPIRLATKKHLLGVGAELKNTFCLAKGHHAFVSHHIGDLENYETLKAFTEGIEHFKHLFAIDPVLVAHDLHPDYLSTKYALDLDLELLGVQHHHAHIAACLADNGEDGPVLGVAFDGTGFGPDGTIWGGEVLLADLTSYRRLSHLKPVAMPGGTSAIRQPWRMAASYVDELGRPAREDVVKLKRSGLNSPLTSSAGRLFDAAAALLGVRDTITYEGQAAIELEQLADPAETTAYPARIDDEIHGEDLIGALLDDDATKPKRAARFHNGVADAIVRTCDRLRDHSGTVALSGGVFQNVLLLDRTVEGLEDRGFRVLTHRNVPTNDGGISFGQVAVASRTSR, via the coding sequence GTGCGCGTGGCGATCCGGGTCGCCGGGGTGGTGCAGGGCGTCGGGTTCCGGCCGTTCGCCCACCGGCTCGCGCGGCGGTTCGGGCTCGCCGGGTTCGTCGGGAACGACGCGCACGGCGTCTTCGCCGAGGCGCAGGGCGCGCCGGACCTGGTCCGGGCCTTCGTCGCCGCGTTGACGGCCGAAGCGCCGCCCCTGGCCGTCGTCGATCGCGTCGAAGCCCGGGAGATCCCGCCCGCTGACGGCTCCGGGTTCGTCATCGTCGCCAGCCCGGGCGGTAACGCTGCCGACACGCTCGTCTCGGCCGACTCCGCCACCTGCGCCGACTGCCTGCGGGAGCTGCGCGACCCCGTGGACCGGCGGTTCCGGTACCCCTTCGTCAACTGCACGAACTGCGGCCCGCGGTTCACCATCGTGCGGGGGGTGCCCTACGACCGGCCGCTGACCACCATGGCCGCGTTCGCGATGTGCGCCGAGTGCGCGCGGGAGTACGCGGACCCGGCCGACCGGCGCTTCCACGCGCAGCCCGTCTGCTGCCCGGCCTGCGGGCCGTCGCTCCGGTTCGAACCCGGCGGCGGTGACCCGATCTTGGCGACCGCCGAAGCCCTGCGTGCCGGGCAGGTGGTCGCGATCAAGGGGCTCGGTGGCTACCACCTCGCCGTCGGCGCGTGGCACGAGGAAGCGGCGAAAACCCTGCGTGCGCGCAAGCACCGCGAGGACAAGCCGTTCGCGGTCATGGTCGCCGATCTGGACCAGGCCCGGGAACTCGCCGAAGTCGACGCCGTCGCCGCGCGCGTCCTGGCGGGACGGCGACGGCCGATCGTGCTGCTGCCGAAGAAGACCGAGCTCGCCCAGGCCGTCGCGCCGGGGAACCGGCGGATCGGGCTCATGCTGCCCTACACGCCGCTGCACCACCTGCTCCTGCAAGAAACCGGCCCGATCGTGCTGACCAGCGCGAACGTCTCCGACGAGCCGATCGTGTACCGCGACGAGGACCTCGGCCGCCTCGAGGACATCGCCGACGCGTACCTCACCCACGACCGGCCGATCCACGTCCGGACCGACGATTCCGTGGTCCGCATCGTCGGGACGAAACCCCAGCTGCAACGGCGTTCCCGCGGCTACGCCCCTGAGCCGATCCGGCTCGCGACGAAGAAGCACCTCCTCGGCGTCGGTGCCGAACTCAAGAACACCTTCTGCCTCGCCAAGGGCCACCACGCCTTCGTCTCGCACCACATCGGCGACCTCGAGAACTACGAGACGCTCAAGGCGTTCACCGAGGGCATCGAGCACTTCAAGCACCTCTTCGCCATCGATCCCGTGCTCGTCGCGCACGACCTGCACCCCGATTACCTGTCCACGAAGTACGCGCTCGACCTGGACCTCGAGCTGCTCGGCGTGCAGCACCACCACGCCCACATCGCCGCCTGCCTGGCCGACAACGGCGAGGACGGGCCCGTGCTCGGCGTCGCCTTCGACGGCACCGGCTTCGGGCCGGACGGCACCATCTGGGGCGGTGAGGTCCTCCTCGCCGACTTGACGTCCTATCGGCGGCTCTCGCACCTGAAACCGGTCGCGATGCCGGGAGGCACCAGCGCCATCCGCCAGCCCTGGCGGATGGCGGCGTCCTATGTGGACGAACTCGGCCGGCCGGCCCGCGAAGACGTCGTCAAGCTCAAGCGCAGTGGCCTCAACTCACCGTTGACGTCCAGTGCCGGACGCCTCTTCGACGCTGCCGCCGCGTTGCTCGGCGTCCGGGACACCATCACCTACGAAGGCCAGGCCGCCATCGAGCTGGAACAGCTGGCCGATCCGGCCGAAACGACCGCCTACCCCGCCCGGATCGACGACGAGATCCACGGCGAAGACCTCATAGGCGCCCTTCTGGACGACGACGCCACGAAACCGAAGCGAGCCGCGCGGTTCCACAACGGCGTGGCCGACGCCATCGTGCGGACGTGTGACCGGCTGCGGGACCACAGCGGCACCGTGGCGCTCTCCGGTGGCGTGTTCCAGAACGTCCTCTTGCTCGACCGGACCGTCGAAGGCCTGGAAGACCGGGGATTCCGGGTGCTGACCCACCGGAACGTGCCCACCAACGACGGCGGGATCAGCTTCGGGCAGGTCGCCGTAGCCAGTCGTACCAGTCGGTGA
- a CDS encoding hydrogenase maturation nickel metallochaperone HypA/HybF, whose amino-acid sequence MHEMAITQSVLDAIVARLGEAPVTCVRLEIGRLSGVVPDSVRFCFDVLCAGTSLEGARLDIAEPAGRARCRDCGGEFTLDDFILLCPCGSADVSVLAGRELRIASVEVGHV is encoded by the coding sequence GTGCACGAAATGGCGATCACGCAGTCGGTGCTCGACGCGATCGTCGCCCGCCTCGGCGAGGCGCCGGTGACGTGCGTCCGGCTCGAGATCGGGCGGCTGTCCGGCGTGGTCCCGGACAGCGTCCGGTTCTGCTTCGACGTCCTGTGCGCGGGGACTTCGCTGGAAGGCGCCCGCCTGGACATCGCCGAACCGGCCGGCCGGGCACGCTGCCGCGACTGCGGCGGCGAGTTCACCCTCGACGACTTCATCCTGCTGTGCCCGTGCGGCAGCGCCGACGTCTCGGTCCTCGCGGGCCGAGAGCTGCGCATCGCCTCGGTGGAGGTCGGCCATGTGTGA